The DNA segment AGATGAGATTGTGCAACTCGCGAAAACGAATTGGCTACGTTAATGATTAAGTTAGATTGAAGATAAATAACCCTATCAAAATAAATCGATAGGGTTATATTTTTATTATTGGGCTTTCTCTGTTAAACAGAAGTTTTCAATTAATTGCCCCATTAATTCACGAGTCGGCTCAATAAATGCCATATCAATAAATTCATCAGGCTGATGTGCTTGTTCAATAGAACCAGGCCCTAAAACTAAGGTAGGGCAGAGATCTTGAATAAACGGTGCTTCAGTACAGTAATTCACCGTTTGCGCTTTTTCACCTAATAGTTTTTCGATCACGGCAACCATTTTATGATCGGTTGGGCACTCATAACCGGGAATAGGATCGTGTAACGCTTCAACACTTAAACGCCCCGGCCAACGTGCTTTGACTGGTGCTAATGTTTCATGAAGTAAATCATCCAAGTCTTGCAGTGTTAATCCCGGTAATGGGCGAATATCCATATGTAATTCACAGCAAGCACAAATTCTATTTGCTGCATCACCGCCATTAATATAACCAAAGTTCATTGTTGGATAAGGAATAACAAACGCAGGGTTGTTATAACGAGTTTTTAGCGTATCGCGCAATGTACTAAGGTGAGTAATAGACTCATGCATCAGTTCTATCGCATTTACCCCTTTTTCTGGATCACTCGAGTGCCCTGATTGCCCCGTAATACGTATTGCATTTGATAAATGCCCTTTATGAGCGCGAATAGGTTTTAGCGATGTAGGTTCGCCAATAATGGCAAAATCAGGGCGGATTGTTGTATTAGCAGCAAAATAACGCGCCCCTGCCATGGAGGTTTCTTCATCAGCGGTAGCAAGTATATAAAGTGGATGCGTTAGTGTTTTAGTATCCACATCACGTAATGCATCAAGAATAAAGGCAAAAAAGCCTTTCATATCGGCAGTGCCTAAGCCGTATAACTTATTTTCTTTTTCTGTCAGCGTAAAAGGATCTTGCGTCCAACGGCCTTCATCAAAGGGTACTGTGTCAGTGTGACCACAGAGTAATAATCCCCCTTTTCCCGAACCTAATGTTGCCAAAAGGTTAAATTTACCTCGCGTTTCGGGTACAGGTTGAATTTCAATTGAAAAACCTAATGTTTCCAACCAATTAGCAAGCAAATTAATCAGTGCTTCATTACTTTGATCGTTTTTAGCGTCTGTTGCACTGATCGAGGGTGTTGCAATTAATTGACGATAAATCTCAATAAATGTAGGTAATTTAATATTCACTGTTGACAGCCTTTCTTCATAATAGTATCAATATTCATGCACTTTTTTTGAATAAAAATACATTAATCGGTTTGTGTTCATAGTACAAGGTAAGAATGACATGTTAAATACTCTGATTGTAGGAGCAAGTGGTTACACTGGCGCTGAATTAGCCGCCTATCTTCAGCAGCATCCTCATGTGAATTTGAGCAGACTGATGGTATCAGCTCAAAGTGCAGATGCAGGAAAGTGCTTTTCTGAACTTCATCCACAATATCGTGGTTTAGTGGATCTCCCACTCGAACCGATGGTTGATGTCGCTAAAGCCGCTGAAAACATTGATATCGTTTTTCTCGCAACAGCACATGAAGTCAGCCATGACATTGCCCCTGTCTTTTTAGAGCAAGGTTGTGTGGTATTCGATTTGTCTGGTGCCTATCGAGTACAAAACAAGCATTTTT comes from the Proteus appendicitidis genome and includes:
- the argE gene encoding acetylornithine deacetylase gives rise to the protein MNIKLPTFIEIYRQLIATPSISATDAKNDQSNEALINLLANWLETLGFSIEIQPVPETRGKFNLLATLGSGKGGLLLCGHTDTVPFDEGRWTQDPFTLTEKENKLYGLGTADMKGFFAFILDALRDVDTKTLTHPLYILATADEETSMAGARYFAANTTIRPDFAIIGEPTSLKPIRAHKGHLSNAIRITGQSGHSSDPEKGVNAIELMHESITHLSTLRDTLKTRYNNPAFVIPYPTMNFGYINGGDAANRICACCELHMDIRPLPGLTLQDLDDLLHETLAPVKARWPGRLSVEALHDPIPGYECPTDHKMVAVIEKLLGEKAQTVNYCTEAPFIQDLCPTLVLGPGSIEQAHQPDEFIDMAFIEPTRELMGQLIENFCLTEKAQ